A single genomic interval of Nonomuraea rubra harbors:
- a CDS encoding SDR family NAD(P)-dependent oxidoreductase produces MIDTRLTGKVALITGANHGIGAATATALAAEGAAVFLTYKRLAPLNEPAYPDTYDRVRAGTADDVVQRIREAGGTAQAAEADLSDPETPERLFDLAEKAFGPVEILVNNASGWLSDTFTPTERDAFGRPLRIVDVQTHDRQFAVDARAPALLISEFARRHVARGATWGRIIGLTSGGSDGFPTEVSYGAAKAAQENYTMSAAHELGRYGITANMVYPPVTDTGWINDEVARAVAGSAVLKEIAQPEDVAEVITFLASHQGRRVTGQTLRMY; encoded by the coding sequence ATGATCGATACACGGCTGACAGGAAAGGTTGCGCTGATCACAGGTGCCAATCACGGCATCGGTGCGGCGACGGCGACCGCGCTGGCGGCCGAGGGGGCGGCCGTGTTCCTGACGTACAAACGGCTCGCGCCCCTGAATGAACCCGCCTATCCGGACACCTACGACCGGGTCAGGGCGGGCACCGCCGACGACGTCGTCCAGCGTATCCGCGAGGCGGGCGGCACCGCGCAGGCCGCCGAGGCCGACCTGTCCGACCCCGAGACTCCGGAACGGCTGTTCGACCTGGCCGAGAAGGCGTTCGGGCCGGTGGAGATCCTGGTCAACAACGCCAGCGGCTGGCTCAGCGACACCTTCACGCCCACCGAGCGCGACGCCTTCGGCCGCCCGCTGCGGATCGTGGACGTGCAGACGCACGACAGGCAGTTCGCCGTGGACGCGCGGGCGCCCGCGCTGCTGATCTCCGAGTTCGCCCGGCGGCACGTGGCTCGCGGCGCGACCTGGGGCCGCATCATCGGCCTGACCTCCGGCGGATCCGACGGCTTCCCGACGGAGGTCTCGTACGGCGCGGCGAAGGCGGCCCAGGAGAACTACACCATGTCGGCCGCCCACGAGCTGGGCCGCTACGGCATCACGGCCAACATGGTCTACCCGCCCGTCACCGACACCGGCTGGATCAACGACGAGGTGGCCAGGGCGGTCGCCGGGAGCGCGGTGCTCAAGGAGATCGCGCAGCCGGAGGACGTGGCCGAGGTGATCACGTTCCTGGCCTCGCACCAGGGGCGGCGGGTGACGGGGCAGACTCTCAGGATGTACTGA
- a CDS encoding sensor histidine kinase gives MRFVLLGAGIFATSLFVMSGQMGVPSGLPLPVQVAIAAVAGVAAWHARRSWWPLAAVGAVTYAWLVVWPPLLVASYFAGRTLDRSRGIAAYIGASLVVCAVSAVIGEARDGLQELMTASLGNALFMALGMIGLPLAVGMWTRARAEVLEAARERAQRLEREQVMRAEQARAQERARIAREMHDVVAHRVSLIVLHAGALEVRATDEETAETAALIGGIGREALTNLRDVLGVLRAPRVDALDALDALDGLDALEARSPSQPDHRPRPALGDLDAGYRPQPTLGDLDRLLDQSRALGIAVTRHDEGEPRPVEETVERTAYRVIQEALTNVHKHAGGVPTDVLLRFGDGELQVEVRNQAPHAPPDELPGAGWGLVGLRERVELLGGSLRTSAEESGGFLVSARIPA, from the coding sequence ATGCGGTTCGTACTGCTCGGCGCGGGGATCTTCGCGACGTCCCTGTTCGTGATGAGCGGGCAGATGGGGGTGCCGTCCGGCCTCCCGCTGCCCGTGCAGGTCGCGATCGCCGCGGTGGCGGGCGTGGCGGCCTGGCACGCGCGGCGGTCCTGGTGGCCGCTGGCCGCCGTCGGCGCCGTCACCTACGCCTGGCTCGTGGTGTGGCCGCCGCTGCTGGTCGCCTCCTACTTCGCGGGCCGCACGCTCGACAGGAGCCGCGGCATCGCCGCCTACATCGGCGCCTCCCTGGTCGTCTGCGCCGTCTCCGCGGTGATCGGCGAGGCCCGCGACGGGCTGCAGGAGCTGATGACCGCCAGCCTGGGCAACGCGCTGTTCATGGCGCTGGGCATGATCGGGCTGCCGCTGGCGGTGGGGATGTGGACGCGGGCCAGGGCCGAGGTGCTGGAGGCCGCCAGGGAGCGCGCGCAGCGACTCGAACGCGAGCAGGTCATGCGGGCCGAGCAGGCCAGGGCGCAGGAGCGCGCCCGGATCGCCAGGGAGATGCACGACGTCGTGGCCCACCGGGTGTCGCTGATCGTGCTGCACGCGGGGGCGCTGGAGGTGCGGGCCACCGACGAGGAGACGGCCGAGACCGCCGCCCTGATCGGCGGGATCGGCCGGGAGGCCCTGACCAACCTGCGCGACGTGCTCGGAGTGCTGCGCGCGCCCCGCGTCGATGCCCTCGACGCCCTCGATGCCCTTGACGGCCTCGATGCCCTTGAAGCCCGCTCCCCGTCGCAGCCCGATCATCGGCCGCGGCCCGCGCTGGGTGACCTCGACGCCGGCTACCGGCCGCAGCCGACGCTCGGGGACCTCGACCGGTTGCTCGACCAGTCCCGCGCCCTGGGCATCGCGGTGACCAGGCATGACGAGGGCGAGCCCCGGCCGGTGGAGGAGACGGTGGAGCGGACGGCGTACCGGGTGATCCAGGAGGCGCTCACCAACGTGCACAAGCACGCGGGGGGTGTGCCCACGGACGTGCTGCTGCGGTTCGGGGACGGCGAGCTGCAGGTGGAGGTGCGCAACCAGGCGCCGCACGCGCCGCCCGATGAGCTGCCCGGTGCGGGCTGGGGCCTGGTGGGGTTGCGCGAGCGGGTGGAGCTGCTCGGCGGCTCGCTGCGTACCAGTGCCGAGGAGAGCGGCGGCTTCCTCGTCAGCGCCAGGATCCCGGCTTGA
- a CDS encoding alkyl/aryl-sulfatase: protein MADLPFHDRADFEDADRGFLAKLSPAVIRTVDGRVVWDNDTYDFLQEDCPDTAHPSLWRQSQLCSKQGLYEVTDGVYQVRGLDLSNMSLIEGERGVIVVDPLISTECAAAALKLYRAHRGDRPVTGVIYTHAHADHFGGVRGVTGGGVPILAPAGFMRHAAAENFYAGPAMTRRAVYMYGRALPRSPRGQIGAGLGMTASTGTMSLIPPTDEIARTGQEETVDGVRMVFQLTPGAEALAAMNFLLVDRRALCMAENATHNQHTLLPLRGAAVRDVRAWARYLTEAITLFAGRADVAFASHHWPTWGAERVERFLSQQRDLYSYLHDQTLRLLNKGLTAAEIAETVQLPPELEQAWHTHGYSGSLVHNVKAVYQRYLGWFDGNPAHLWEHPPRESAIRYVECLGGGAAVVAFARRYIDENDLRFAAQLLNHAVFADEGNKEARDLLAEVYTRLGHGAENATWRNCYLMGALELADGIVPAAMDSASPDFFAALTVEQIFDSIAVRVDGPRAWHERLSIDWHLTDLGERYRTTLSNGAFIQQPAPRDGAADLTLRLTKAQLVGLLTGKGVEGVRREGDTTVLQRLVSVLDRPVPDFAIVTA from the coding sequence ATGGCAGACCTTCCCTTCCACGACAGGGCCGACTTCGAGGACGCCGACCGCGGTTTCCTCGCCAAACTGAGCCCCGCGGTGATCAGAACGGTCGACGGCAGGGTCGTCTGGGACAACGACACCTACGACTTCCTCCAGGAGGACTGCCCCGACACCGCCCATCCCAGCCTCTGGAGGCAGAGCCAGCTCTGCTCCAAACAGGGCCTGTACGAGGTCACGGACGGCGTCTACCAGGTCCGGGGCCTGGACCTGTCGAACATGAGCCTGATCGAGGGCGAGCGCGGCGTCATCGTCGTCGATCCGCTCATCTCCACCGAGTGCGCCGCCGCCGCGCTCAAGCTGTACCGCGCCCACCGCGGCGACCGCCCCGTCACCGGCGTGATCTACACCCACGCCCACGCCGACCACTTCGGCGGCGTACGCGGCGTCACCGGCGGCGGCGTGCCGATCCTGGCCCCCGCCGGCTTCATGCGGCACGCGGCGGCCGAGAACTTCTACGCCGGCCCCGCCATGACCCGCCGCGCCGTCTACATGTACGGCCGCGCCCTGCCCCGCTCCCCGCGCGGCCAGATCGGGGCCGGGCTCGGCATGACCGCCTCGACGGGCACCATGTCGCTCATCCCGCCCACGGACGAGATCGCCCGCACGGGCCAGGAGGAGACGGTCGACGGGGTCAGGATGGTCTTCCAGCTCACCCCCGGCGCCGAGGCCCTGGCCGCGATGAACTTCCTGCTCGTCGACCGCCGCGCCCTCTGCATGGCCGAGAACGCCACCCACAACCAGCACACGCTCCTGCCGCTGCGCGGCGCCGCCGTCCGTGACGTGCGGGCCTGGGCCAGGTACCTGACCGAGGCCATCACCCTGTTCGCCGGCCGCGCCGACGTCGCGTTCGCCTCGCACCACTGGCCCACCTGGGGCGCCGAGCGCGTGGAGCGCTTCCTCAGCCAGCAGCGCGACCTGTACTCCTACCTGCACGACCAGACCCTGCGCCTGCTCAACAAGGGCCTGACCGCGGCTGAGATCGCCGAGACCGTGCAGCTCCCGCCCGAGCTGGAGCAGGCCTGGCACACGCACGGCTACTCCGGCTCGCTCGTGCACAACGTCAAGGCCGTCTACCAGCGCTACCTGGGCTGGTTCGACGGCAACCCGGCGCATCTGTGGGAGCACCCGCCGCGGGAGAGCGCGATCCGGTACGTCGAGTGTCTGGGCGGCGGGGCGGCCGTGGTCGCGTTCGCCAGGCGCTACATCGACGAGAACGACCTGCGCTTCGCCGCCCAGCTGCTCAACCACGCGGTCTTCGCCGACGAGGGCAACAAGGAGGCCCGCGACCTGCTGGCCGAGGTCTACACCCGGCTCGGCCACGGCGCCGAGAACGCCACCTGGCGCAACTGCTACCTGATGGGCGCGCTGGAGCTGGCCGACGGCATCGTGCCCGCCGCCATGGACAGCGCCTCGCCCGACTTCTTCGCCGCCCTGACCGTGGAGCAGATCTTCGACTCCATCGCCGTCCGCGTGGACGGGCCGCGGGCCTGGCACGAGCGGCTGTCCATCGACTGGCACCTGACCGACCTGGGGGAGCGCTACCGTACGACGCTGTCGAACGGCGCCTTCATCCAGCAGCCCGCCCCGCGCGACGGCGCCGCGGACCTCACGCTGCGGCTGACCAAGGCGCAGCTCGTCGGCCTGCTGACGGGCAAGGGCGTGGAGGGCGTGCGGCGCGAGGGGGACACGACGGTGCTGCAGCGGCTGGTGTCGGTGCTCGACCGCCCGGTGCCGGACTTCGCCATCGTGACGGCCTGA
- a CDS encoding maleylpyruvate isomerase N-terminal domain-containing protein, whose protein sequence is MGESRQSYLAAAASAVSLLRDPAVAASWDKPSALMEFSVAGLAGHLAHQLVRVGDVLVPNGLAGEPVTLIEHYSRSPWVQAGLDHESNLSVRRGGEAAAAAGPAVLVERAQALYEMQSAALAGEPADRVVHLPWSGWSLRLDDFLLTRLVELVVHSDDLAASVGVETPELPTSVIDPVVELLARLAVHRHGPTAVIRTLSRAERAPATISAF, encoded by the coding sequence ATGGGGGAGAGCAGGCAGTCCTATCTGGCAGCCGCGGCGTCGGCGGTGTCGCTCCTGCGCGATCCGGCCGTGGCGGCATCGTGGGACAAGCCGAGCGCGCTGATGGAGTTCAGCGTCGCGGGGCTGGCCGGGCATCTGGCACACCAGCTCGTCAGGGTCGGCGACGTGCTGGTGCCCAACGGGCTGGCCGGGGAGCCCGTCACGCTCATCGAGCACTACTCGCGCTCGCCGTGGGTGCAGGCGGGGCTCGACCACGAGAGCAACCTCAGCGTCCGGCGCGGCGGCGAGGCGGCCGCGGCGGCCGGCCCCGCGGTGCTGGTCGAGCGGGCGCAGGCGCTGTACGAGATGCAGAGCGCCGCGCTGGCCGGCGAGCCGGCCGACCGGGTCGTACACCTGCCGTGGTCCGGCTGGTCGCTGCGGCTGGACGACTTCCTGCTCACCCGGCTCGTGGAGCTGGTCGTGCATTCCGACGACCTGGCGGCCAGCGTGGGGGTGGAGACTCCCGAGCTGCCCACCTCGGTGATCGATCCGGTGGTGGAGCTGCTGGCCCGGCTGGCCGTGCACCGCCACGGGCCCACGGCGGTCATCCGCACGCTGAGCAGGGCCGAGCGGGCCCCGGCCACGATCAGCGCCTTCTGA
- a CDS encoding nucleotidyltransferase domain-containing protein, producing MHAATERLLRHFLESIEPAVPLVALWAHGSLAAGDYQEGRSDLDLIAVLDSPATMGDWRRIKAVHRRLRLPLAERLHCSYMSRQELDDHAAEHITWAHSQIFRRPVSAVTRRELHAGARVLYGPPPAGLLPPVSDDELTRYVRTDLRDFWLVKAQERRRWLQDVWVDLGMVTVARATVTLRDGRLISKLEALDVLAELGAPEPVVADIRARRYGTPAPVLSRFRRGRLARAFVRSAIRRALA from the coding sequence ATGCACGCAGCCACCGAACGACTGCTACGGCATTTTCTCGAGAGCATCGAGCCGGCCGTCCCCCTGGTCGCGCTCTGGGCGCACGGCTCGCTCGCGGCGGGCGACTACCAAGAGGGACGCAGTGACCTCGACCTGATCGCGGTGCTCGACTCGCCGGCCACGATGGGCGACTGGCGGCGGATCAAGGCCGTGCACCGCAGGCTCCGCCTGCCGCTGGCGGAGCGGCTGCACTGCTCGTACATGTCCAGGCAGGAGCTGGACGACCACGCGGCCGAGCACATCACGTGGGCGCACAGCCAGATCTTCCGTCGGCCGGTCAGCGCGGTCACCCGGCGCGAGCTGCACGCCGGCGCCAGGGTGCTGTACGGCCCGCCGCCCGCCGGCCTGCTGCCGCCGGTGTCGGACGACGAGCTGACCCGCTACGTCCGTACGGACCTGCGGGACTTCTGGCTGGTCAAGGCGCAGGAACGGCGGCGCTGGCTACAAGACGTCTGGGTCGACCTGGGCATGGTGACGGTGGCCAGGGCCACCGTCACGTTGCGGGACGGGCGACTGATCAGCAAGCTGGAGGCGCTGGACGTGCTCGCCGAGCTGGGAGCGCCGGAGCCGGTGGTCGCCGACATCCGCGCCCGCCGCTACGGCACGCCGGCGCCGGTGCTGAGCCGGTTCAGGCGGGGGCGCCTGGCCCGGGCGTTCGTCAGGTCGGCGATCAGGCGGGCGCTGGCCTGA
- a CDS encoding ribose-phosphate diphosphokinase, protein MRDITVFSGSAHPDLAEEICAHLGTPLHPVQINRFANDVLEVQLQANCRERDVFLIQPLVPPVQEHLVELLLMLDAARGASAARTTVVMPHYAYARSDKKDAPRISIGARLVADLLVAAGASRVLAMTLHSPQVHGFFSVPVDHLHALRELAAYFRQYDLSNTVVVSPDLGNAKEAAHFARLLGTGVAMGAKQRFSDDRVVISSVIGEVAGKDVIILDDEIAKGSTVIELLDRLRERDVRSVRVACTHGLFSGGAIERLSAFPEVQEIVCTNTVPPPAKPGDKLTVLSIASALSEAMRRIHYGESVSALFSTS, encoded by the coding sequence GTGCGAGACATCACGGTTTTTTCTGGCAGCGCCCACCCCGACCTGGCCGAGGAGATCTGCGCCCACCTGGGCACACCTCTGCACCCCGTTCAGATCAACCGCTTCGCCAACGACGTGCTCGAAGTGCAGCTCCAGGCCAACTGTCGCGAGCGCGACGTGTTCCTCATCCAGCCGCTCGTGCCGCCCGTGCAGGAGCACCTCGTCGAGCTGCTGCTCATGCTCGACGCCGCCCGCGGCGCCTCCGCCGCCAGGACCACCGTGGTGATGCCTCACTACGCCTACGCCAGAAGTGACAAGAAGGACGCTCCGCGCATCTCGATCGGCGCGCGCCTGGTCGCCGACCTGCTGGTGGCCGCGGGCGCCAGCAGGGTGCTGGCGATGACGCTGCACTCGCCGCAGGTGCACGGCTTCTTCAGCGTCCCCGTCGACCACCTGCACGCGCTGCGCGAGCTGGCCGCGTACTTCCGCCAGTACGACCTGTCCAACACGGTCGTCGTCTCCCCCGACCTCGGCAACGCCAAGGAGGCCGCCCACTTCGCCCGCCTGCTCGGCACCGGGGTCGCGATGGGCGCCAAGCAGCGCTTCAGCGACGACCGCGTCGTGATCAGCTCGGTGATCGGCGAGGTGGCGGGCAAGGACGTCATCATCCTGGACGACGAGATCGCCAAGGGCAGCACCGTCATCGAGCTGCTCGACCGGCTGCGCGAGCGCGACGTGCGGTCCGTACGGGTGGCGTGCACGCACGGCCTGTTCTCCGGCGGCGCCATCGAGCGGCTCAGCGCGTTCCCCGAGGTCCAGGAGATCGTCTGCACCAACACCGTCCCGCCACCGGCCAAGCCCGGCGACAAGCTCACCGTGCTGTCGATCGCGTCCGCGCTGTCCGAGGCCATGCGGCGGATCCACTACGGCGAGTCGGTGAGCGCCCTGTTCAGTACATCCTGA
- a CDS encoding FAD-dependent monooxygenase: MTNILISGASIAGTATAYWLRRHGYTVTVVERAPAIRPGGYKVDVRGAALTVIERMGLLDAVRARGTDMRVATYYDAAGRPLAAVGADLFGGRTGDDAEIMRGDLNELLYDLTRDEVEYVFGDSITGIAEDGTVTFERSGPRTFDLVVGADGAHSNVRRLVFGPERDFTRDLGHYVSICTVPNTLGLDREEAVHAAAGRTANVYSTRQDTAAKALFMWSSPPLDHDHRDVAGQKKLLARAMDGAGWQVPALLEAVRDADDFYFDSVAQIHLDRWSKGRAVLVGDAGYCASPASGQGTSLALVGAYVLAGELATGGGTEGYERELRPFVAANQALGPANLKGMVIGSRAALWFQLTMMRLLPRLPGRDLMIERITGPIFRAANAITLKDYAR, encoded by the coding sequence ATGACGAACATCCTCATCTCGGGCGCGAGCATCGCGGGCACGGCGACGGCGTACTGGCTGCGGCGGCACGGCTACACCGTGACCGTGGTCGAGCGGGCCCCCGCCATCCGCCCGGGCGGCTACAAGGTGGACGTGCGCGGTGCCGCGCTGACGGTGATCGAGCGCATGGGCCTGCTGGACGCGGTCCGCGCCAGGGGCACGGACATGCGCGTCGCCACCTACTACGACGCCGCCGGCCGCCCGCTGGCCGCCGTGGGCGCCGACCTGTTCGGCGGGCGTACGGGCGACGACGCCGAGATCATGCGCGGCGACCTCAACGAGCTGCTGTACGACCTGACCCGCGACGAGGTCGAGTACGTCTTCGGCGACTCGATCACCGGCATCGCCGAGGACGGCACCGTGACGTTCGAGCGCTCAGGGCCCCGCACGTTCGACCTGGTCGTCGGGGCCGACGGCGCCCACTCCAACGTCCGGCGGCTCGTCTTCGGCCCGGAGCGGGACTTCACCCGCGACCTCGGCCACTACGTCTCCATCTGCACCGTGCCGAACACGCTCGGCCTCGACCGCGAGGAGGCCGTGCACGCCGCCGCCGGCAGGACCGCGAACGTCTACAGCACCCGGCAGGACACGGCGGCCAAGGCCCTGTTCATGTGGTCGTCGCCGCCGCTGGACCACGACCACCGCGACGTCGCCGGGCAGAAGAAGCTGCTCGCGCGGGCCATGGACGGGGCCGGCTGGCAGGTGCCCGCGCTGCTGGAGGCGGTGCGCGACGCCGACGACTTCTACTTCGACTCGGTCGCCCAGATCCACCTGGACCGCTGGTCGAAAGGCCGGGCCGTGCTGGTGGGCGACGCGGGGTACTGCGCCTCGCCCGCCTCGGGGCAGGGCACCAGCCTGGCGCTCGTCGGCGCGTACGTGCTGGCGGGGGAGCTGGCCACGGGCGGCGGGACGGAGGGGTACGAGCGCGAGCTGCGGCCCTTCGTGGCGGCCAACCAGGCGCTGGGGCCCGCCAACCTCAAGGGCATGGTCATCGGGTCGCGGGCGGCGCTGTGGTTCCAGCTCACGATGATGCGGCTGCTCCCGCGCCTGCCCGGCAGGGACCTGATGATCGAGCGCATCACCGGCCCCATCTTCCGCGCCGCGAACGCGATCACGCTCAAGGATTATGCGCGGTGA
- a CDS encoding HAD family hydrolase produces the protein MFDLDGVLVYSEPVWEEVRRAFVAEHGGTWQPDTQSRLMGMSTGEWAAYLHELGVGLPPDEIARGVVEQMAGRYRDEVPLMPGAVEVVRRVAGRVTLGLASSSPRRLIDVVLDAAGLEECFAATVSTEEVPRGKPAPDGYLEAARRIGVDPHGCVAVEDSSNGLRSAYAAGMRVIAVPHPRYPPAPDALALAWRVLPGLDALTSELVV, from the coding sequence GTGTTCGACCTCGATGGCGTGCTGGTGTACAGCGAGCCGGTCTGGGAGGAGGTGCGCCGGGCGTTCGTCGCCGAGCACGGCGGCACCTGGCAGCCGGACACGCAGTCCAGGCTGATGGGCATGAGCACCGGCGAGTGGGCCGCGTACCTGCACGAGCTCGGCGTCGGGCTGCCGCCGGACGAGATCGCCCGCGGGGTCGTCGAGCAGATGGCCGGGCGTTACCGGGACGAGGTGCCGCTGATGCCCGGGGCCGTCGAGGTGGTGCGGCGGGTGGCGGGGCGGGTCACGCTGGGGCTGGCCAGCTCGTCCCCGCGCCGGCTCATCGACGTGGTGCTGGACGCGGCCGGTCTGGAGGAGTGCTTCGCGGCCACCGTCTCCACCGAGGAGGTGCCGCGCGGCAAGCCGGCGCCCGACGGGTACCTGGAGGCGGCCCGACGGATCGGGGTGGACCCGCATGGCTGCGTGGCGGTCGAGGACTCCAGCAACGGGCTGCGGTCCGCGTACGCGGCCGGGATGCGGGTGATCGCCGTGCCGCACCCCCGCTACCCGCCCGCGCCCGACGCGCTCGCCCTGGCCTGGCGCGTCCTGCCCGGCCTGGACGCGCTGACGTCCGAACTGGTCGTCTGA
- a CDS encoding response regulator, whose product MIRVLVVDDEALVRSGLRMILEAAGDISVIGEARDGAEAVSAVGRLRPEVVLMDVRMPVMDGLTAAGRILLDPQAPKVVMLTTFDVDEYVHTALRLGAVGFLLKDTPPRELAAAVRTVADGQAMLSPSVTKRVIAQYADRAPSRAEAARRQLDGLTGREGDVIRALARGLSNAEIGRELRLTEATVKAHVSRVLAKLGLANRVQAAILVHDADLR is encoded by the coding sequence GTGATCAGGGTGCTCGTGGTGGACGACGAGGCGCTCGTACGGTCGGGGCTGCGGATGATCCTGGAGGCGGCGGGCGACATCTCGGTGATCGGCGAGGCGCGTGACGGTGCCGAGGCGGTCTCGGCGGTGGGGCGGTTGCGGCCCGAGGTGGTGCTGATGGACGTGCGGATGCCGGTCATGGACGGCCTGACCGCCGCCGGCCGCATCCTCCTGGACCCCCAGGCGCCCAAGGTGGTCATGCTGACGACCTTCGACGTGGACGAGTACGTGCACACGGCGCTGCGCCTGGGCGCCGTGGGCTTCCTGCTCAAGGACACCCCGCCGAGAGAGCTGGCCGCCGCCGTGCGCACGGTCGCCGACGGTCAGGCGATGCTCTCGCCGTCCGTGACCAAGCGGGTGATCGCGCAGTACGCCGACCGCGCCCCCTCGCGCGCCGAGGCCGCCCGCAGGCAGCTGGACGGGCTCACCGGCCGGGAGGGGGACGTGATCAGGGCGCTGGCCCGCGGCCTGTCCAACGCCGAGATCGGCCGCGAGCTGCGCCTGACGGAGGCCACGGTGAAGGCGCACGTCAGCCGGGTGCTGGCCAAGCTGGGCCTGGCCAACCGGGTCCAGGCCGCGATCCTGGTCCACGACGCCGACCTCCGCTGA
- a CDS encoding TetR/AcrR family transcriptional regulator, translating to MGNREDLLAGAKRCLIEKGYSRTTARDIATASGVSLAGIGYHFRSKEALMNEALFVVMQEWGDELAATLSADVRADATPLERFEAAWDRVVESFEKLRPLWVTQFELLGQIDHAAPELREQLARAIGEARLGLAELFEGITLGTDPERERLTGTVYQAMLTGFLSQWLLDPDSALSGREVVAALRMIVD from the coding sequence ATGGGAAACAGGGAAGATCTGCTGGCGGGGGCGAAGCGGTGCCTGATCGAGAAGGGCTACTCGCGCACGACCGCGCGCGACATCGCGACCGCTTCCGGAGTTAGCCTGGCGGGCATCGGATACCACTTCAGGTCGAAGGAAGCGCTGATGAACGAGGCGCTGTTCGTGGTGATGCAGGAGTGGGGCGACGAGCTGGCGGCGACCCTGTCGGCCGACGTGCGGGCGGACGCCACGCCGCTGGAGCGGTTCGAGGCGGCGTGGGACCGGGTGGTGGAGTCGTTCGAGAAGCTGCGTCCGCTGTGGGTGACGCAGTTCGAGCTGCTCGGGCAGATCGACCACGCCGCGCCGGAGCTGCGGGAGCAGCTCGCCCGGGCCATCGGGGAGGCGCGGCTGGGGCTCGCCGAGCTGTTCGAGGGGATCACGCTGGGCACCGATCCCGAACGCGAGCGGCTCACGGGCACGGTCTACCAGGCCATGCTGACCGGGTTCCTGTCGCAGTGGCTGCTCGACCCGGACAGCGCGCTGTCGGGCCGCGAGGTGGTCGCGGCCCTGCGCATGATCGTGGACTGA
- a CDS encoding alpha/beta hydrolase family protein codes for MRSTAAAAALSFIVLSVIPAQAHAAAPAGATAGLTLPGPTGSKPIGTTTLHLVDRSRPDPWNPEADRRELLVSLWYPAKKAAGRPAPYLTEQESAAVLKDFQVDPDALTKVRTHARLDAPAAGGRRPLIVMSPGFSFPRATLTSLAEDFASRGYLVAAVEHTYESVATTFPDGRTTTCLACVKGQDSAKVAASRAKDVRFVLDELTEGGWGKSWGKRIDRSRIAMVGHSIGGYSAARTMLADGRIKAGANLDGTFRVEEPLKRPFLLIGATKSHTPDGTDESWKQAWPNLKGWKRWITVKGTDHSAFVDYAVLRPQLGLPAQELDGARALEITRAHLAGFLDRHLLGKRTPVKDYPEVTAHNP; via the coding sequence ATGCGAAGCACCGCTGCCGCGGCAGCCCTGTCGTTCATCGTCCTCTCCGTCATCCCCGCCCAGGCGCACGCGGCCGCGCCTGCCGGAGCCACGGCGGGCCTCACCCTGCCCGGGCCGACCGGCTCGAAGCCCATCGGCACGACCACGCTGCACCTGGTCGACCGGAGCCGCCCCGACCCCTGGAACCCGGAGGCGGACCGGCGGGAGCTGCTGGTGTCGCTCTGGTATCCGGCGAAGAAGGCGGCCGGGCGGCCGGCGCCGTACCTGACCGAGCAGGAGTCGGCGGCGGTGCTCAAGGACTTCCAGGTCGATCCGGACGCCCTCACCAAGGTCAGGACACACGCCCGCCTGGACGCCCCCGCCGCGGGAGGCAGGCGGCCGCTGATCGTCATGTCCCCCGGGTTCAGCTTCCCGCGCGCCACCCTGACCTCGCTGGCCGAGGACTTCGCGAGCAGGGGATACCTGGTCGCGGCCGTGGAGCACACGTACGAGTCGGTCGCCACCACCTTCCCCGACGGCCGCACCACCACCTGCCTGGCCTGCGTGAAGGGGCAGGACAGCGCGAAGGTGGCCGCGAGCAGGGCGAAGGACGTGCGGTTCGTGCTCGACGAGCTGACCGAGGGCGGCTGGGGCAAGAGCTGGGGCAAGCGGATCGACCGGTCGCGGATCGCCATGGTCGGGCACTCGATCGGCGGTTACTCGGCCGCTCGGACGATGCTCGCGGACGGCCGGATCAAGGCCGGGGCGAACCTGGACGGCACGTTCCGGGTGGAAGAGCCGCTCAAGCGGCCGTTCCTGCTGATCGGGGCGACCAAGTCGCACACGCCGGACGGCACCGACGAGTCATGGAAGCAGGCGTGGCCGAACCTGAAGGGCTGGAAGCGCTGGATCACGGTGAAGGGCACCGACCACTCGGCGTTCGTGGACTACGCGGTGCTCAGGCCGCAGCTGGGGCTGCCGGCGCAGGAGCTCGACGGCGCGCGGGCGCTGGAGATCACCCGCGCTCACCTGGCGGGCTTCCTCGACCGGCACCTGCTGGGCAAGCGCACTCCGGTCAAGGACTATCCGGAGGTCACCGCGCATAATCCTTGA